A stretch of the Medicago truncatula cultivar Jemalong A17 chromosome 5, MtrunA17r5.0-ANR, whole genome shotgun sequence genome encodes the following:
- the LOC11416545 gene encoding polyneuridine-aldehyde esterase yields MSKANMDQKQMHFVLVHGSGMGAWNWYKLKPRLESSGHKVTALDLAASGINTEEVEDVDTFVEYSKPLLDFMASLGPNEKVVFVGHSFGGMSIALAMENFPTKILVGIFLAAFTPDTEHKPSYVLQLYIERYRSMGWLDSEVSFDGNKTLISFGPKLLSTMFFQLSPREDYELVLALGRRTSLFIEDLSEAENFSKEGYESVPRAYIVANDDLAIPVEYQYWMIQNAGIDMVKVVDRADHMAMLSNPQDLYLSLLDIVNKYTL; encoded by the exons ATGTCAAAAGCAAAtatggaccaaaaacaaatgCATTTTGTTCTGGTACATGGTTCTGGCATGGGTGCCTGGAATTGGTACAAGCTTAAGCCACGTTTAGAATCATCTGGTCACAAGGTCACAGCACTTGATCTTGCAGCTAGTGGCATCAACACTGAGGAAGTTGAAGATGTTGATACTTTTGTTGAGTATTCTAAGCCTTTGTTAGATTTCATGGCCTCACTTGGTCCAAATGAAAAAGTAGTTTTTGTGGGACATAGCTTTGGAGGAATGAGTATAGCCCTTGCAATGGAAAATTTTCCTACAAAAATTTTAGTTGGAATTTTCTTAGCTGCTTTTACTCCTGATACCGAACACAAACCATCTTATGTCCTACAACTG TATATTGAAAGATACCGAAGTATGGGATGGTTAGACTCTGAGGTTTCATTTGATGGAAACAAAACATTGATAAGTTTTGGACCCAAGCTACTGTCCACAATGTTCTTCCAACTCAGTCCCAGAGAG GATTATGAATTGGTTTTGGCTTTAGGAAGGAGAACGTCACTCTTTATAGAAGATTTGTCTGAGGCTGAAAATTTCTCCAAAGAAGGATATGAATCTGTTCCACGTGCTTATATTGTTGCTAATGATGACTTAGCAATTCCAGTGGAGTATCAGTATTGGATGATCCAAAATGCTGGGATTGATATGGTGAAAGTGGTCGACAGAGCAGACCACATGGCTATGCTTTCTAATCCTCAAGACCTTTACTTATCCCTCCTTGATATCGTTAATAAATACACCCTTTag
- the LOC11426309 gene encoding pentatricopeptide repeat-containing protein At3g50420, with amino-acid sequence MNKLCFSVITDTLLLKKCRITTSLQEARQLHALLLTTTNASGSKSAFLYNNIISMYSRCGSLEDAHQVFDKMPQRTHVSYNALLAAYSRVSEQHCVYAFNLYTQMENMGLRPSNMTITSLLQAASLHGDLLIGLLLHAKSLKFGFLNDICVQTSLLNMYSSCMDLSSAESVFCDMNERDNVAWNSLILGYLKNDKIEKGVYLFIEMMWVGFTPTVYTFCMILSACSRLKDYFSGRLIHARVIVGNVSPDLHLQNALVDMYCNAGDTQTAYMIFSRMEKWDLVSWNSMISGYFENEDGEKAMNLFVQLKALCFPKPDDYTYAGIISATGAFPCFSYGKPLHGQVIKAGFVRSVFVGSTLVSMYFKNQETEAALRVFCSIPGKDAILWTEMITGYSKMADGMGAIRCFSEMHHEVHEIDDYVLSGVLSVCAYLAILRQGEIIHCYAYKLGYDVEMSVSGSLIDMYAKNGNLEAAYLVFSQVSHPDLKCWNSMLGGFSHHGMVDDALKLFEEIIKQGLVPDQVTFLSLLSACSHSRLVEQGKLLWNYMSSIGLVPGPKHYSCMVTLLSRAALLEEAEEIINKSPYVEDNVELWRTLLSACVINKNLKVGVRAAEEVLRFNAEDGPTLILLSNLYAAAGRWDEVAEIRRNMKGLIMEKEPGLSWIEAKNDIHVFSSGDQSHPKVDQVQAELHRLKGNMIRTENDDSEVQNACYMGYRS; translated from the coding sequence ATGAACAAGCTATGTTTCTCTGTAATAACAGATACTCTTCTGCTCAAAAAATGCAGAATCACAACCTCACTACAAGAAGCGCGTCAACTCCATGCCCTTCTCTTAACCACCACCAACGCCTCTGGCTCCAAATCTGCGTTTTTATACAACAACATCATCTCAATGTATTCACGTTGTGGTTCACTCGAAGATGCTCACCAAGTGTTCGATAAAATGCCTCAAAGAACTCATGTTTCTTATAATGCACTTCTTGCAGCATATTCTCGTGTATCGGAACAACATTGCGTTTACGCCTTTAACTTGTATACCCAGATGGAAAATATGGGTCTTAGGCCTTCAAACATGACGATTACTAGCTTACTGCAAGCAGCTTCATTGCATGGAGATTTGTTGATTGGGTTGTTACTTCATGCTAAGAGTTTGAAATTTGGTTTTTTGAATGATATTTGTGTGCAAACTAGTTTGCTTAATATGTACTCGAGTTGTATGGATTTGAGTTCGGCTGAATCGGTTTTTTGTGATATGAATGAAAGAGATAATGTTGCTTGGAATTCTTTGATTTTAGGATATTTGAAGAATGATAAGATTGAGAAAGGTGTTTATCTATTTATTGAAATGATGTGGGTTGGTTTTACACCAACCGTATACACATTTTGTATGATTTTGAGTGCATGTAGTCGTCTGAAAGATTATTTTTCTGGGAGATTGATTCATGCACGTGTAATTGTCGGGAATGTGTCGCCGGATTTACATCTGCAGAATGCACTTGTTGACATGTACTGCAATGCTGGTGATACACAAACGGCGTATATGATTTTTAGTAGAATGGAAAAGTGGGATTTAGTTTCTTGGAATTCTATGATTTCTGGGTATTTTGAGAATGAGGATGGAGAGAAGGCGATGAATTTGTTTGTCCAGTTGAAGGCACTGTGCTTCCCTAAACCAGATGACTATACATATGCTGGGATTATATCTGCAACCGGTGCATTCCCGTGTTTCAGTTATGGAAAACCTCTTCATGGTCAGGTTATTAAAGCAGGATTTGTAAGAAGCGTGTTTGTGGGAAGCACTCTAGTATCGAtgtatttcaaaaatcaagaaacTGAAGCTGCTCTGCGTGTATTTTGTTCAATCCCAGGAAAGGATGCTATTCTCTGGACTGAAATGATAACTGGTTATTCCAAAATGGCTGATGGAATGGGTGCAATTAGATGCTTTTCTGAAATGCATCATGAAGTTCATGAGATTGATGACTACGTTCTCAGTGGAGTTTTGAGTGTTTGTGCTTACCTTGCAATTTTAAGACAAGGTGAAATAATTCATTGTTATGCTTACAAATTGGGTTATGATGTTGAAATGTCTGTTTCTGGAAGTCTAATCGATATGTATGCCAAAAACGGTAACCTTGAAGCTGCTTATTTGGTATTTTCTCAAGTTTCCCACccagatttgaagtgttggAACTCAATGCTTGGAGGATTTAGTCACCATGGAATGGTGGATGACGCATTGAAACTCTTTGAGGAGATCATTAAACAAGGTCTAGTTCCAGATCAAGTGACTTTCTTGTCTTTATTGTCTGCATGCAGCCACAGTAGATTGGTTGAGCAAGGAAAGTTACTATGGAATTATATGAGCAGCATTGGTTTGGTTCCTGGGCCTAAGCACTACTCTTGCATGGTAACTTTGTTGAGTCGTGCGGCATTATTggaagaagcagaagaaatcatcaacaaatcaCCTTATGTTGAGGACAATGTTGAATTATGGAGAACTTTGCTAAGTGCCTgtgttataaataaaaatttgaaagtgGGAGTTCGTGCGGCAGAAGAAGTTTTGAGATTCAATGCAGAAGATGGTCCAACACTTATTTTGCTTTCTAATCTTTATGCTGCTGCAGGGAGATGGGATGAAGTTGCTGAAATAAGAAGAAATATGAAGGGATTGATAATGGAAAAAGAACCTGGGTTAAGTTGGATTGAGGCCAAGAATGACATTCATGTGTTCTCTTCTGGAGATCAATCACACCCTAAGGTTGATCAGGTGCAGGCTGAATTGCACAGGCTTAAAGGAAATATGATTAGAACAGAAAATGATGACAGTGAGGTACAAAATGCATGCTATATGGGTTACAGAAGCTAA
- the LOC25494542 gene encoding polyneuridine-aldehyde esterase, with product MSELKMNQKQKHFVLVHGVSVGAWSWYKLKPQLESVGHKVTTFDLAACGINTHKIEDVHTFAEYAKPLLEFLTSLDPNEKVVLVGHSFGGMSIALAMEKFPEKIEVGIFLAAFIPDTQHKPSYVLEQYIERYPVTGWLDTEFSFGGNKMLLLPGSKFLSTKFFQLCSIEDLELMKILIRTGSLFLEDLSEAKNLSKEGYGSVPRACIVANDDLAIPVEYEQWMIQNAGIDVVKVINGADHMAMLSKTQELCLSLLEIADKYACSSQ from the exons ATGTCTGAATTGAAAATGAACCAAAAACAGAAGCATTTTGTTCTAGTACATGGTGTTAGCGTTGGAGCTTGGAGTTGGTACAAGCTTAAACCACAGTTAGAATCTGTAGGTCACAAAGTCACAACATTTGACCTTGCAGCTTGTGGCATCAACACACACAAAATTGAAGATGTTCATACTTTTGCTGAGTATGCTAAGCCTTTGTTAGAGTTCTTAACCTCACTTGATCCAAATGAAAAAGTGGTTCTTGTTGGACATAGCTTTGGAGGAATGAGTATAGCTCTTGCAATGGAAAAATTTCCTGAAAAAATTGAAGTTGGAATTTTCTTAGCTGCTTTTATTCCTGATACACAACACAAACCATCATATGTTCTAGAACAG TATATTGAGAGATACCCGGTTACTGGATGGTTAGACACTGAGTTTTCatttggtggaaacaaaatgCTGTTGCTACCTGGCTCAAAGTTCTTGTCTACTAAGTTCTTTCAACTCTGCTCCATTGAG GATTTGGAATTGATGAAGATTTTAATAAGGACAGGATCACTTTTTCTTGAGGATTTATCTGAAGCAAAAAATTTATCCAAGGAGGGATATGGGTCGGTTCCACGTGCTTGTATTGTTGCAAATGATGACTTGGCCATTCCAGTGGAGTATGAACAATGGATGATCCAAAATGCTGGGATTGATGTGGTCAAAGTGATTAATGGAGCAGATCATATGGCTATGCTTTCTAAAACTCAAGAACTTTGTTTATCTCTACTTGAGATTGCTGATAAATATGCATGCTCAAGTCAATGA